TGAAAGACGGCAGCATGGAGAAGCATGCACCAGACCTAAAGATCACCTACATTCCTGAAGGAAGCCATTTTGTGCAGGAGCAGTTCCCTGAGTTTGTGAATGAGCTTCTTCTTAGCTTCTTGAAAGACCATCCTATGGCTGTTTAGAAACTCCACATTGTGCCTCACCCTTACTACAACTTCGCTACAAGAACACTATATTGTTCGATATTATGATGTGAATTATCAATGAAGGAACTGGTATGGTTGATGTTACTTTCAGCAACGCCAGTTATGTTTGAACTTGTTATACCCTGTGTCTGCGGCTAGTGTTGTCAGCAATGggaagattttttttgtttttttctcctgGCTGTTAATGTTATACCCTGATCTTAGCAAATCAAGGCATTAGTACTTTGACACAAAAACATGCTTAGAGAATCACCAACGGTTCCCTTATTCCATCCCAATCCTAGTTTTTTGgaattttggtgaaaaataaTGCCTCCAATAGATGTCCTATTTGAATCCTAATTGTTTGGAAACCCTTTGCCGCATCCTTTGTTCTATTTACTTGAGGGAGAGCGACGTCGTGTCTGTCGTCCCCTATCTCTCATTCGCACGAGATTTTTCTCAAGGGTGAGCGTCACGAGCGCATGTGAGCGCCAGGAGCACGTGTGAGAGGGAGGAAAACGGGAAAATTGGTGTTAGTTTAACAGAAGTGCCCACCTTTAGTTTTGGGATATTTTAGGCTTTCTCTTGGAGAGATCAATTTTTTGGCTACCTATTTTCACTTCAATAAGCCAAAAAAGAAATCTTTGGGGGAAGATTATACATAATCTCCTAGTGATGTTCTTAGGGACTCTTTGAAATACAGGGTTCCAATAATCTAGGTGATTTTAGTGCCACATTTTCCTGAATTTGGGTTATCCCAGGATCGGATCCTATATCCCTTATTAACACTCCCGATAATCTGGGTGATTTTAGTGCCACATTTTCCAGAATTTGGGTTATCCCAGGATCCGATCCTATATCCCTAATTAACACTCCCGGCGATTCTACCCAACTAGGATTAAAAAaacgcgaatattagggaaggacctaatatcaaataattagaaggggtgaggcttcgaacccaggtcgtctattccaccaccttgtggagctagtcGGAAGACTACTTGAGTGTTTCTCAAAAGAGGGATGCAACAAAGGACTTTTAAGGAGGTCACCTATCCTAGTACTCTAGGATTACTATATGATTCTTGAAAATCCAACTAATTAACATTCTTtgaactaaatacaccctataagcgtacatatataaataaaaaacaaatctataaATTAAATGTTGTGTCGTTTAAATTCCAATTATATCTTGAACCACATGAAAAACTCACGTTACCTCTTGGGTCACTTGATTACATGCAAAAAGAACAAATTTTAAGACaataaggcctggtttagttcctaactttttctttaaatttttaacttttccatcacatcaaagctttcctacacatacaaatttccattttttccgtttcatcgttccaatttcaatcaaactttcaattttgtcgtgaactaaacacatcctaatTAGAAATAAATGATGTGAAACCCAATGCGTATTTCTTAGTATTTATTGGGAAaagaaaatacttcctccgtcctttaatataagggattttgatatttttgtttttaccatttatcttattaaaaacttgtgtaaatataaaaaaataaaaagttgtacTTAAAATACTATGgttaataaagtaagtcacaaataaaataattaataatttttaaaaaaaattaataagacgaatagttaaaCCGTACGAATAGTTAAGAGGACAGAGCCTACTTTTGTCAACGAGTTGGAGTTCGACGTGGAGCAGCAATGAATAGCCGCAAAGTACGGTAGCTTTTCCCATCCACGTCACACTTCACGCTGTCACGTCGCGATCTGCTCTCTCTTCCCACTGCAGTGCTGCCGCGTGAGCGTGACCgcgtcgtcgtccacggcgagctcgacaccatggccgccgccacggAGCAGCCGCAGCAGATCACCGAGATCGAGCACGCCCACCTCCCCGTGCGTGGGCTCAGCCTCCACGTCGCGCAGGCGGGCAAAGGTacggccgcctccgcgcgctagccctcctccccccccccccccccccgaccaCTTCGTTCGATTCCTTGGCTTGCTTtgcccgcccgccgcgccgcgccgcgcgcgccgccgtagCTAGCCCACCAGGTGTTTGTTTGGCTGTCGCATGCAGGGGAGCTCGGGACGGTGGTGTTCCTGCACGGGTTCCCGGAGATATGGTACTCGTGGCGCCACCAgatgctcgccgtcgccgccgccgggtacCGCGCCGTCGCGCCCGACTGGCGCGGGTACGGGCTCTCCGACcagccgccggagccggaggcggcggagtaCGACGACCTCATCGAGGATCTCCTCGCCATCCTCGACGCCCTCGCCGTGCCCAAGGTAAGCGCCTGGATCAGTTTGGctttttcacaaattttatcCTCTTTGAGTTACTGAGTAAATGAGAGGCAAAATTCATAATTGGTTGGACAAAGTTTAGAAGTTTCGATGGATTTTTGTAGTGTATTGTTTGAGTCATGGATAGGTTGTGACCAAACAAACAAACTTTCAATATCGTAAGGGAGAGATTTGGAGAGGATAATTGATAACACTATCAGTTCTACCGAATTGATCTGAAGCTGGTAGATGTAGCACCAACAATCAAGAGTATATTAGAGGCCTGAAAAATGATTACAAGATATTAAGGGGCACTTTTTTTTCTGTATAAAGGATGGAAGGATATCAATTATTCCCTACTAAACcaattcctctttttttttttattttcttgtgaTAACTTATACGGTTCTTCGTGTCAGGCATTCCTTGTTGCAAAGGATTTTGGGGCCTTGGTAGCTTATGATTTTGCTCTGTGTCACCCAAACCGCACATGTGGTGTGATGGGTTTGGGCATCCCTTTCGGTAACGATGCTTCATCCATTAACACCTTGCCAGAAGGACTCTACATTTTTCGTTGGGCGGTAATTGTCAGACTGTCATGATAAAACAATAAGTGCATGGTTTGCTTGTAATGACAGTAAAAAAAACTCATCTTGCAGCAACCAGGAAGAGCGGAGGCTGACTTTGGCAGGTATAATATTAAGAGAGTTGTGCGCACTATCTATATTCTCTTTTCTAAGAGCGAGATCCCCATGGCTAAGGAAGATCAAGAGATCATGGATCTTGCAGACTTGTCAACACCCCTTCCTGAGTGGTTTACTGAGGAGGATCTTGATGTATACTCATCTCTCTATGAGAAATCCGGTTTTCGATATCCACTACAGATGCCATATAGGTAAACATCAAGTCATTAATTGTCCATACTAAGTAGTACTGAGCTTAACAATATTTGATAGTTCGAGATTTTGTGCTATGCTTGTTAGGTCTCTCCATAAGAGGAAACCAATTGGAGATGCAAAATTCCAAGTCCCAGTGTTTGTTGTCATGGGGGAGAAAGATTATGTCTACAAGTTCCCTGGCGTCGAGTCTGCTATCAAAGACGGCACTATGGAGAGGCATGCACCAGACATGAAGATCACCTATATCCCTGAAGGGAGCCATTTTGTGCAGGAGCAATTCCCTGACTATGTGAATGAGCTCCTTCTTGCATTCTTGAAAGATCATCCCGTGGATAAATAGATGTTATTGTAGACTCAATTGTGCTTCACCCGTAGTACAAGTTGGCGATGGAAACATTGTGCTATATCATGATATGAATTGTCAACAAATAAAGGATATATTATGGATGGTTTGTTACTTTCAGTAATGCATGTTTGAGCTTGTGTTGCGTTTAGTTTCTCCTGCTAATGTTGTCAGCAATGCAAAGGCcaaaatgttattatattttaacctAGTATTGCACTTATACCATCATTTTAGCAAGCCAATGATGTGAACTTATACCATGATGTTAGCAAGTCAATGATGTAAAAGATGGAGTACGGAGTTATTTCTTATATGTGTTTGTGATGAGCCCATTTGTGGCCGTGATGACCAAGACCTCTGGTCGTTGCTAGGATCGGCCGAGTGTGAAGTTTAGGACGATTTTTTTGTGAAGTCGTCAAGGATCAATGATGGATTCCCTCTTTATCACCGAATCCGTCAGGGAAGTCTAAATCTAGTGTTGGTAGGGAAGTGATAACTcgaatttgcttttttttttgtgtcgtattaaaaaggggaaaatttggtaaggtatAAACTTATTGTAGTATTGCAAAACATAACCTAGTTTCTTGGTTAGACTTATCCTTCagagcctagcaacttaggttaatgagacaatccattatatgccactgagtttgtcatagctctacgatttaccactgtctttgtcacgttctataatataccatcgaCTTTTACTTAACTTCTatgatttaccatcgccgtccagttagtctccgttagtactgtacaattttgtccaaatgaccaaaatacccctgggaTAAAACTTCCAAAATGTGGACAAAAATTCCGAAATaccatattataaacataagattgtaaacattcaaaatttgtccaaaaactTAAAGTCtgacatttcagaatttttatccaaaatttgaaagtttttgtctcaggggtattttggtcatttggatgaaagtgtacagtactaacggagactaaccggatggcggtggtaaatcgtagaagttaagcaaaaatcgatggcatattatagaacgtgacaaagtcagtggcaaattgTAGACCTAtgacaaactcagtggcataCAATGGATTATCTCTAGGTTAATTATACCACTACATGGGTCTGCCTTCACCAGAAGATATGCTCCCTACCTAGCTACCCTCGATACGATGTCATGCATTGAGgacctcattttttttttcatgttttagaGCATATTTCTTCCACGTGAGCAAAATGTTCTTTTCTCAGGGCTAGGCGGCTAGCAAAGTTGATGGATGGAACCTTGACGACAATAGCATTTCTTAGACAAATAAGCGTATACGATGGCATCTCCTGGAACTGGTATCAGGCACTTATCAATGGTCAGAGATAATTGAGGTGTGCTTCATGCCTTTTAGTGGAAATCCGCGTAGTAATAATATCCTATTATGTGTATTAATATACCTATctttgtgtgtatatatatatatatggggaaaatatattatatgtattCATATGACTTTAAAttgtatttgtttttgtttttctccaGAGTTGAAAACCATCCAAGCTCTGTTTTCGTCCCTAGtagttgcatgtttgtgaattATCAATAAATGATCTGCTGTGGCTGGTGTTTACTTTCAGAAGGGCTAGTCATgtttgtttgaacttgttaTATCTCGTTTGTGCTGCTAGTTGCTGTCAACAACGGAAAGGGCAAATTAATTGCATTGGTAGTTCAATTGTAGAATTGGTAAGACAACCTGCATCTCTGATCGAGGTGAGTTGTGCATTGAAGACTTTAAGCCATACCAAGGGCATTAATATAATTGTTTCTGCCAATATAAAATGCGTAGGGCTTGAAGTAAAGCAGTTTAACAAAAGGTTCAAGAAAGACAGGGCAAAATGATCATACTGGAATTTAGAACAGCAAGCACCTGCCCAACAATCTCAGGAAGACGATTTAGTCATAGAGAACAGACCAGCAATTCTCTGTTGCCCAATGCATAAAATCCACACCTTCCGTTCTGAAGAAATGCTCACAGCCTGTGCTGAAAAATGGGGCATTATCTCATATATTAAGCCGACATTCAGGCAGATCTTACAGTCGTAGATACAGACGCCAGTGCTCTGAGAATAAAccgaacccaagaaaaattacATCATCCCAAGTCGCGGCTAGCAAATACACCCATCTAAGAATTTGTGGTATGCATCTGGAGGAATAAACATGCTCATGGTAGTACAGAAGTATTGCTGGCAATTAGGGCATACAAACGATACAGGTTTTAACTGGTGATCGCCGATACAAATTGTAGTAATCGCATGCCTGATTCTTCTTCAGGTAAGGCTTCATGGTTGGAGGAGTGCAGCAATCAGTTCGGTGGTACACAGAATCACGAGGTCGCAGCTCGAGTCCATCCCAGTTCACTACCCAACTGTGTTTCTTTCTCTATATATTCCATTGCCAGCATGCGCAGAAGAATTAGACCTGTGACCAGACTGAGGAGTTGAAAGAAAACTTTAGTCTGGGGATATCCAAGAAGACAATTATAATCCAAGCACATAGGAAACTAAAAAAGATACCCGTGAATCAGTAGACGAGCAGTAACATATGTTATTTACTTGTTTTGTTACAGAAACACAAAATTACtggtaagaaaaagaaaaattatgcTTCCAAAGGTGGTGTTTTGATCCGCATAGACATTTTATCGATCTTCTATTGCTCTACAGTTGGAATCAGGAGAGGATAGAATAGGGTTGCTTAGCAGAATTAAATAGTCTGACCGCTATTGTGGCAAAAAAATGCACATTCACAAGAGTTGGTTGGAGCAGAAAGTCAGCTTGCAACTCAGTAATCAATGTTAGCATTGACACACTTCAACATAGAATTGCCACATTCCCCAAATACTTCAGTCAAGGTGATACAGTCAATCAAGGAGTAAAACAACACCAATTCTTCAACCAAAACATAAATCAAGCTGAAGGCAACAAGTATATTCTTTCAATCTTAAGGCCATGACAGCATCAACATGATTATAATTTATATGTCATAGATAACTGGGCATATGTGCACAGCAGATTAATACAGCATGAACAGATTCTGCATAGTTTACATACAGAACTCATATTTTTAGACTACCCATGCACCTAGTAGATTTAAGCTAAGGTTTACTTAATGATaaccaacaaaataaatgataatgctGCTTGTCTCAAACAAATTAATTGCAACTCAAATATTAAGAACTCTTCGCAATATTTATTACATGATACTCAAATATTAAGATCTTATAGCTGACCAATAGAATAGACACTGAAAAGCATTTCAATATGAGACATCATAAAGCATGGAAATACGGGAACACAATAGCAAAGTTCTTTATCAGAAGAGTATAATGATAACAGATTGCAATACCTTATCAAAAGTTAAAAGTGAGACAAACTAGGGATCTGCAGCATTTGGATTTTCTTCCTGGCCAAGAGCCAACACAGCTTTCTTCAGAAGGGCCTCAATTGACAGATGTGAGTTCTCAACAGCCTTTGTTATTGCTTGCCATCTCTCTCCATGCTTTGGTTCTGCTGCAACACATCTTTGTAGGACATCCTTTTGTGTATCAGCATTTCCATGTTGCAGTTCAAATTTGTAGTACAAGGCCCAAAAATCTCCAATGTCTGGAGCAAGAGTAACAGCTCTATTCAACCAACTTCTAGCTTTATCAACCTTCCTATCATGCCAGAAAAGTTTGGCCACAGCTGCAATGACATGGGGATCATGGTCACATCGTTTTATAGCATCTGAGCTCTTTGCTTTACGCTGGGGACGTGGCACCATCTCTATAGCTGCAGCCCACAAAATACCACTTGTCGGGCATTCCTGTAATGCCTTG
Above is a window of Oryza sativa Japonica Group chromosome 10, ASM3414082v1 DNA encoding:
- the LOC4349019 gene encoding uncharacterized protein: MAAATEQPQQITEIEHAHLPVRGLSLHVAQAGKGELGTVVFLHGFPEIWYSWRHQMLAVAAAGYRAVAPDWRGYGLSDQPPEPEAAEYDDLIEDLLAILDALAVPKAFLVAKDFGALVAYDFALCHPNRTCGVMGLGIPFGNDASSINTLPEGLYIFRWAQPGRAEADFGRYNIKRVVRTIYILFSKSEIPMAKEDQEIMDLADLSTPLPEWFTEEDLDVYSSLYEKSGFRYPLQMPYRSLHKRKPIGDAKFQVPVFVVMGEKDYVYKFPGVESAIKDGTMERHAPDMKITYIPEGSHFVQEQFPDYVNELLLAFLKDHPVDK